In one Nocardioides sp. NBC_00368 genomic region, the following are encoded:
- a CDS encoding TIGR04282 family arsenosugar biosynthesis glycosyltransferase, which produces MTAPTVLLVAKAPVPGLVKTRLAAEIGETAATAVAAASLLDTIEACTLAVGPERCRLALSGDVSAGFRAVEIESAIAGWTVTPQRGKGLGERLANAHADVAGPVVQIGMDTPQVTPARLLAVAAGLDAADAVLAPAEDGGWWALALRDPSAAAALREVPMSTPETYAATRAALEALGLRVAAGERLRDVDHLADVAPVAAAAPGTRFAAAAAEIATEIARVTR; this is translated from the coding sequence ATGACGGCCCCGACAGTGCTCCTCGTGGCCAAGGCACCGGTCCCCGGGCTGGTGAAGACCCGGCTCGCGGCCGAGATCGGGGAGACGGCCGCGACCGCCGTCGCCGCGGCCTCGTTGCTGGACACGATCGAGGCGTGCACCCTCGCCGTCGGACCGGAACGATGCCGGCTGGCCCTCTCCGGAGACGTCTCCGCGGGATTCCGGGCGGTGGAGATCGAGTCGGCGATCGCCGGCTGGACCGTCACCCCGCAGCGCGGCAAGGGGCTCGGCGAGCGGCTGGCGAACGCACACGCCGATGTCGCCGGGCCGGTGGTGCAGATCGGGATGGACACCCCGCAGGTGACGCCGGCCCGACTGCTGGCCGTGGCCGCCGGACTGGACGCTGCCGACGCCGTGCTCGCCCCCGCCGAGGACGGCGGCTGGTGGGCCCTGGCGCTCCGCGACCCCTCCGCCGCCGCGGCACTGCGCGAGGTCCCCATGTCCACCCCCGAGACGTACGCAGCCACCCGCGCCGCCCTCGAAGCACTGGGTCTCCGCGTCGCTGCCGGTGAGCGGCTTCGCGACGTCGACCACCTCGCCGATGTCGCCCCCGTCGCCGCAGCCGCCCCCGGGACCCGCTTCGCCGCGGCTGCCGCGGAGATCGCCACCGAGATCGCGCGGGTGACCCGATGA
- a CDS encoding glycosyltransferase family 2 protein translates to MAQNRPETDLVLPCRDEAAALRELLPRVPAELSVIVVDNGSTDGTADVARELGARVVSESRPGYGAAVHAGLLAATAPYVVVMDGDGSFDPEAALPLVETIRRDEADLALGCRRPVTPGAQPWHARVGNRLVLRALRRRTGLRVRDIAPLRAARREALLGLGVEDRRSGYPVELLDRAARAGWRVHEIDVDYHPRTAGTRSKVSGSVRGSLRAAYDFWRVLA, encoded by the coding sequence ATGGCCCAGAACCGCCCCGAGACCGACCTCGTGCTGCCCTGCCGCGACGAGGCCGCCGCCCTGCGTGAGCTGTTGCCACGCGTGCCGGCGGAGCTGTCCGTGATCGTCGTCGACAACGGCTCGACCGACGGCACCGCCGACGTCGCCCGTGAGCTGGGGGCGCGGGTGGTGTCGGAGTCGCGGCCCGGATACGGGGCGGCCGTGCACGCCGGCCTGCTGGCTGCCACCGCCCCCTACGTCGTGGTGATGGACGGCGACGGCTCCTTCGATCCCGAGGCCGCGCTGCCGCTGGTCGAGACGATCAGGCGCGACGAGGCCGACCTGGCGCTGGGCTGCCGCCGGCCGGTGACGCCGGGCGCCCAGCCGTGGCACGCCCGGGTCGGCAACCGGCTCGTCCTGCGCGCGCTGCGGCGGCGTACCGGTCTGCGGGTGCGCGACATCGCCCCGCTGCGCGCGGCCCGCCGCGAGGCGCTGCTCGGGCTCGGCGTGGAGGACCGGCGCTCCGGCTACCCCGTCGAGCTCCTCGATCGGGCGGCCCGGGCCGGCTGGCGGGTGCACGAGATCGACGTCGACTACCACCCTCGGACCGCCGGCACCCGCTCCAAGGTCTCCGGCTCGGTGCGGGGCAGCCTGCGGGCTGCGTACGACTTCTGGCGGGTGCTCGCATGA
- a CDS encoding S-methyl-5'-thioadenosine phosphorylase, protein MTGLDMGQTPRAEVGVIGGTGLYEFVSDAEEVVVETPYGAPSAPITVGTVAGRSVAFVPRHGRSHEYPPHAIPYRANLWALRSLGVSQVLSPSAVGGLRSEVAPGDLVTPDQMVDRTWRRIPSFVETGATHVPLADPYCARIAKAYAAADPSVKTGGTLIIIEGPRFSTRAESIHHAAQGWTLVGMTGAPEAALARELRMCYAPLCLVTDMDAGAAEGEGVDEDDVYALFAANLERMRTILTDTIAGLPDPGGCSCSTWAEGKQLAYEIP, encoded by the coding sequence ATGACTGGGCTGGACATGGGACAGACACCTCGCGCCGAGGTCGGGGTCATCGGCGGGACCGGGCTCTACGAGTTCGTGAGCGATGCCGAGGAGGTGGTCGTCGAGACGCCCTACGGTGCGCCGTCGGCGCCGATCACGGTCGGCACCGTTGCCGGCCGGTCGGTGGCGTTCGTGCCCCGACACGGCCGCTCGCACGAATATCCACCGCATGCCATCCCCTACCGCGCCAATCTCTGGGCCCTGCGGTCGCTCGGGGTGAGCCAGGTGCTCTCCCCCAGCGCCGTCGGCGGCCTCCGGTCCGAGGTCGCGCCCGGCGATCTCGTCACGCCCGACCAGATGGTCGACCGCACCTGGCGCCGCATCCCGAGCTTCGTGGAGACGGGGGCCACCCACGTACCTCTCGCCGATCCCTACTGCGCGCGCATCGCCAAGGCCTACGCCGCCGCCGACCCGTCCGTGAAGACCGGCGGCACGCTGATCATCATCGAGGGGCCGCGGTTCTCGACGCGCGCCGAGTCCATCCACCACGCCGCCCAGGGCTGGACGCTGGTCGGGATGACCGGCGCCCCGGAAGCGGCGCTCGCCCGGGAGTTGCGGATGTGCTACGCGCCGTTGTGCCTGGTCACCGACATGGACGCGGGCGCCGCCGAGGGCGAGGGCGTCGACGAGGACGACGTCTACGCGCTCTTCGCCGCCAACCTGGAGCGGATGCGCACGATCCTGACCGACACGATCGCCGGTCTCCCCGACCCGGGCGGGTGCTCGTGCTCGACCTGGGCCGAGGGCAAGCAGCTCGCCTACGAGATCCCATGA
- a CDS encoding phosphotransferase family protein — protein MDEVTVVVAHSERATLRVGDVFLKVDADQARIFAEVEAMSLAPVPTPEVLWCKPPVLALAALPGTTLGRLGGPATGSPAAWATAGAAIRKLHDAPLPPRHGRAGRSSDALAAELDDECDTLAADGILPADLIARNRRVAEAALRPWTPAFTHGDLQIAHVFVDADEVTGIIDWSEAGQGDALYDLATFTLGHEEHLDDVIAGYGTDVDLEVIHGWWSLRSLLAVRWLIEHGFDPFAPGCEVDVLRSRM, from the coding sequence ATGGATGAGGTCACGGTCGTCGTCGCCCATTCCGAGCGCGCGACCCTGCGCGTGGGTGACGTGTTCCTAAAGGTGGACGCCGATCAGGCGCGCATCTTCGCCGAGGTCGAGGCGATGTCCCTGGCGCCGGTTCCGACACCGGAGGTGCTGTGGTGCAAGCCGCCCGTGCTCGCGCTCGCCGCACTTCCGGGGACGACGCTCGGCCGCCTCGGCGGGCCGGCGACCGGGTCGCCGGCGGCGTGGGCGACGGCCGGCGCCGCCATCCGGAAGTTGCACGACGCACCGCTGCCGCCCCGGCACGGCCGCGCGGGCCGGAGTAGCGATGCGCTGGCGGCGGAGCTCGACGACGAGTGCGACACGCTCGCGGCCGACGGAATCCTGCCCGCCGACCTGATCGCCCGCAACCGCCGGGTCGCCGAGGCCGCGCTCCGGCCCTGGACTCCGGCGTTCACGCACGGCGACCTGCAGATCGCGCACGTCTTCGTCGACGCCGACGAGGTCACCGGCATCATCGACTGGTCCGAGGCGGGCCAGGGCGATGCTCTGTACGACCTCGCCACCTTCACGCTCGGACACGAGGAGCACCTCGACGACGTCATCGCCGGCTACGGCACCGACGTCGACCTCGAGGTGATCCACGGGTGGTGGTCGCTGCGGAGCCTGCTGGCGGTTCGCTGGCTGATCGAGCACGGCTTCGACCCCTTCGCGCCGGGCTGTGAGGTCGACGTGCTGAGATCCCGGATGTGA
- a CDS encoding NAD-dependent epimerase/dehydratase family protein, with translation MRVLLTGSAGFIGTAIGRVLEEAGHEVVRVDALLLMAHGPSASVPPDTHLLDVRDADGWGDLLDGVDAVCHQAAVVGAGVTVADLPLYAAHNDLGTAALLAAMSAHGVSRLVLASSMVVYGEGRYVCETHGDRVPPPRSRTALDAGDFENHCDLCGGALAWATVAESARLDPRSSYAASKVAQEHYASAWARQADATAIALRYHNVYGPHMPADTPYSGVAAIFRSSLERGEAPQVFEDGGQQRDFVHVDDVARANLAALEATAERPAGELAAYNVASGHPVTIRQVAELVARGAGQEVAPVVTGRYRIGDVRHVVASPQLAEKELGFRAEVLPDVGLPAFATDPLRMHS, from the coding sequence ATGAGGGTCCTGCTCACCGGCTCGGCCGGCTTCATCGGTACCGCCATCGGCCGGGTCCTGGAGGAGGCCGGTCACGAGGTCGTACGTGTCGATGCGCTGCTCCTGATGGCGCACGGCCCGTCCGCCTCGGTGCCTCCGGACACCCACCTGCTCGACGTACGCGACGCCGACGGGTGGGGCGACCTGCTGGACGGCGTCGACGCGGTGTGCCACCAGGCTGCCGTCGTCGGGGCCGGGGTGACGGTGGCCGACCTCCCGCTGTACGCAGCCCACAACGACCTCGGCACCGCGGCGCTCCTGGCGGCGATGAGCGCGCACGGGGTCTCCCGGCTGGTGCTGGCCTCGTCGATGGTGGTCTACGGCGAGGGCCGCTACGTCTGCGAGACCCACGGCGACCGGGTGCCGCCGCCGCGCTCACGCACCGCGCTCGACGCCGGCGACTTCGAGAACCACTGCGACCTGTGCGGCGGCGCGCTGGCCTGGGCGACGGTGGCCGAGTCGGCGCGGCTCGACCCCCGCAGCTCGTACGCAGCCAGCAAGGTCGCCCAGGAGCACTATGCCTCCGCGTGGGCCCGCCAGGCGGACGCGACCGCGATCGCGCTGCGCTACCACAACGTCTACGGGCCGCACATGCCTGCCGACACGCCCTACTCCGGGGTGGCCGCGATCTTCCGGTCCTCGCTGGAGCGGGGCGAGGCGCCGCAGGTGTTCGAGGACGGCGGCCAGCAGCGCGACTTCGTCCACGTCGACGACGTCGCCCGCGCCAACCTGGCGGCGTTGGAGGCGACCGCCGAGCGGCCGGCCGGTGAGCTGGCGGCCTACAACGTCGCATCCGGACACCCGGTCACGATCAGGCAGGTGGCCGAGCTGGTCGCGCGAGGTGCCGGGCAGGAGGTGGCGCCGGTCGTCACCGGGCGCTACCGGATCGGCGACGTACGCCATGTCGTCGCCTCCCCACAGCTCGCGGAGAAGGAGCTCGGCTTCCGCGCCGAGGTGCTGCCTGACGTTGGGCTTCCCGCTTTCGCCACCGATCCGCTGCGGATGCACAGCTGA
- a CDS encoding class I SAM-dependent methyltransferase, producing MTAAVAESAFGHAFASERCRVVNVDGRASRLPVEDWTRTADAADLALLSYCAGPTIDLGCGPGRMTAALTARGLPSLGVDVVPEAVAETAARGGRAVCRDVFEPLPGEGWWATALLADGNLGIGGDPLALLARLRRLLVPGGRVVAEVHPPGTPSGPLLAELVCDCGGSSQFPWATVGADAIRSIATEAGFAVTRLAPLPQLRPTEPRPPSRVRALTPGRDRWVAVLVEETS from the coding sequence ATGACGGCGGCGGTGGCGGAGTCGGCGTTCGGGCACGCCTTCGCCAGCGAGCGGTGTCGGGTCGTGAACGTCGACGGCAGGGCCTCGCGGCTGCCGGTCGAGGACTGGACCCGCACCGCCGACGCGGCCGACCTCGCGCTGCTCTCCTACTGCGCCGGGCCGACGATCGACCTCGGCTGTGGTCCCGGCAGGATGACCGCCGCACTCACCGCTCGGGGCCTGCCGTCGCTCGGCGTCGACGTCGTCCCGGAGGCCGTCGCCGAGACCGCGGCGCGCGGTGGTCGCGCGGTGTGTCGCGACGTCTTCGAACCCCTTCCCGGCGAAGGGTGGTGGGCGACCGCTCTCCTCGCCGACGGCAACCTCGGGATCGGTGGGGACCCGCTGGCCCTCCTCGCCCGTCTACGCCGGCTGCTGGTCCCGGGCGGCCGGGTGGTCGCCGAGGTGCACCCGCCGGGGACGCCGAGCGGCCCGCTGCTGGCTGAGCTCGTCTGCGACTGCGGCGGCTCCTCCCAGTTCCCGTGGGCGACCGTCGGCGCCGACGCGATCAGGTCGATCGCGACCGAGGCCGGGTTCGCGGTCACCCGGCTGGCGCCGCTGCCGCAGCTCCGTCCGACCGAGCCCCGGCCCCCGTCCCGGGTCCGGGCGCTGACGCCCGGCCGCGATCGGTGGGTGGCCGTGCTCGTGGAGGAGACGTCATGA
- a CDS encoding restriction endonuclease, which yields MRQPRTGEEAEKYAAEHLHSLGWPDAAPSGSTAAADVDIIGGRPDNVIVAQVVLTRAPTEARSVCAVRGAGYAYDARTVALFSRAGFTTDAVEWADRVRVALFEFAADGSIRPHGKHAAELVVTATAPAPPVIGRAPEPVPGKHIDPTRTGGFTFTSKIPAIRPRRRATEKTSDQVAAPEVAPVVAPDVTPGVAPDATAPAVEKIAGPMTGQIPAYSSTYILPDTSSTYVVPAAPSTMSIPKAPTPPPGERWVPDGLGPILDAIARASQLPVVLVLGSDQRAEWVRQTFQVGTITVTDESVLPMLLSLVTGRESQYASGESYHKVDGLKPQGERALESWRAWAAYDRAMANYRRAV from the coding sequence TTGAGGCAGCCCAGAACGGGCGAAGAAGCCGAGAAGTACGCCGCGGAGCATCTGCATTCCCTCGGCTGGCCCGACGCCGCCCCCTCGGGCAGCACCGCAGCCGCCGACGTCGACATCATCGGCGGCCGGCCCGACAACGTCATCGTCGCGCAGGTCGTGCTCACCCGCGCACCGACCGAGGCGCGCAGCGTCTGTGCCGTACGCGGCGCGGGCTATGCCTACGACGCCCGGACGGTCGCGCTGTTCAGCCGCGCCGGATTCACGACGGACGCGGTCGAGTGGGCCGACAGAGTGCGGGTGGCCCTGTTCGAGTTCGCCGCCGACGGCTCGATCCGGCCGCACGGGAAGCACGCCGCCGAACTGGTCGTCACGGCCACCGCTCCGGCGCCGCCGGTCATCGGCCGGGCGCCCGAGCCGGTCCCCGGCAAGCACATCGACCCCACCCGCACGGGCGGCTTCACGTTCACCTCGAAGATCCCCGCGATCAGGCCGCGCCGGAGGGCGACGGAGAAGACCTCCGACCAGGTCGCTGCTCCGGAGGTCGCTCCGGTCGTCGCTCCGGACGTAACCCCTGGCGTCGCCCCGGACGCGACCGCGCCGGCCGTCGAGAAGATCGCCGGCCCGATGACCGGCCAGATCCCGGCGTACTCATCCACCTACATCCTCCCGGACACGTCTTCGACCTACGTCGTCCCGGCCGCCCCTTCGACCATGAGCATCCCCAAGGCGCCCACGCCGCCGCCCGGCGAGCGGTGGGTCCCGGACGGGCTCGGGCCGATCCTGGACGCGATCGCCCGGGCGTCGCAGCTGCCCGTGGTGCTCGTCCTGGGCTCGGACCAGCGGGCCGAGTGGGTGCGCCAGACCTTCCAGGTCGGCACGATCACGGTCACCGACGAGAGCGTGCTGCCGATGCTGCTCTCGCTCGTGACGGGCCGCGAGTCGCAGTACGCGAGCGGCGAGTCCTACCACAAGGTCGACGGCCTCAAGCCCCAGGGCGAGCGGGCGCTGGAGTCCTGGCGGGCCTGGGCGGCCTACGACCGCGCGATGGCCAACTACCGCCGCGCGGTCTGA